One window of the Sciurus carolinensis chromosome 8, mSciCar1.2, whole genome shotgun sequence genome contains the following:
- the Mplkip gene encoding M-phase-specific PLK1-interacting protein, which translates to MHRPNFRPPTPPYPSPGVGGWGGGSGFRGTPGGGGPRPPSPREGYESPHHTPPYGHRSRPYGSSHSPRHGGSFSGGRFGSPSPGGYPGSYSKSPAGSQQQFGYSPGQQQTHPQGSPRTSTPFGSGRGREKRMSNELESYFKPSMLEDPWAGLEPVSVVDISQQYSNTQTFTGKKGRYFC; encoded by the exons ATGCACCGTCCGAATTTTCGACCCCCGACTCCTCCTTACCCTTCCCCGGGTGTAGGAGGTTGGGGTGGCGGGAGCGGCTTCCGGGGTACCCCGGGCGGGGGCGGACCACGACCGCCCTCCCCTCGGGAAGGGTACGAGAGTCCGCACCATACGCCGCCTTACGGGCACCGGTCTAGGCCCTACGGAAGCAGCCACTCTCCGCGACACGGCGGCAGCTTTTCGGGGGGCCGGTTCGGGTCACCGTCCCCTGGCGGCTACCCTGGCTCCTACTCCAAGTCCCCCGCGGGGTCCCAGCAGCAATTCGGCTACTCCCCAGGGCAGCAGCAGACCCACCCCCAG ggTTCTCCAAGGACATCCACACCATTTGGATCAGGGCGTggtagagaaaaaagaatgtcTAATGAGTTGGAAAGTTATTTCAAGCCTTCAATGCTTGAAGATCCTTGGGCTGGCCTAGAACCAGTATCTGTAGTGGACATAAGCCAACAATACAGCAATACTCAAACATTCACAGGCAAAAAAGGAAGATACTTTTgttaa